The following coding sequences are from one Peromyscus eremicus chromosome X, PerEre_H2_v1, whole genome shotgun sequence window:
- the LOC131900173 gene encoding rhox homeobox family member 2-like: protein MESRQGCCHIFTRMLCLGANEDQEQQHGGNAMVLKAGEEGGKKELVESELAQGELDQGELALGELAPSKPAQEELAQSGLTQEATGAVEKGENEEEEMEGGHSGDGSSGPMKKGTQAEGGHDRIVPQQPQQEAAMPEGTKNLQARDRQPFQRRTSFTQSQLQDLERLFEETRFPSFQVRKDLAISMGVPEADVQEWFRNRRAIFRRNNRKVVLIDAPPAPQNNDP, encoded by the exons ATGGAGTCTCGCCAGGGCTGCTGCCACATTTTCACCAGGATGCTGTGTCTAGGAGCTAATGAAGACCAGGAACAACAGCATG GTGGGAATGCAATGGTCCTGaaggctggagaggaaggaggcaaGAAGGAGCTTGTAGAGAGCGAGCTTGCTCAGGGTGAGCTTGATCAGGGCGAACTTGCTCTGGGCGAACTTGCCCCAAGCAAGCCTGCTCAAGAAGAGCTTGCTCAGTCCGGTCTTACTCAGGAAGCCACAGGAGCGGTAGAGAAGGGAGAAAacgaagaagaagaaatggaaggaggTCATTCTGGCGATGGTAGTTCTGGGCCCATGAAAAAGGGGACCCAGGCTGAAGGTGGCCATGACAgaattgttccacagcagcctCAGCAAGAGGCAGCAATGCCTGAGGGCACCAAGAATCTCCAGGCTCGGGACAGGCAGCCTTTCCAGAGACGCACCAGTTTCACCCAGTCTCAGCTGCAGGACCTGGAGCGTCTTTTTGAAGAGACTCGCTTCCCCAGCTTTCAAGTAAG GAAGGATCTTGCAATATCAATGGGTGTGCCGGAAGCAGATGTGCAG GAATGGTTTAGGAACAGGAGAGCCATTTTCAGGAGAAACAATAGAAAGGTGGTTCTGATTGATGCACCACCTGCTCCCCAGAACAACGATCCCTGA